The Candidatus Manganitrophus noduliformans genome includes a window with the following:
- a CDS encoding cytochrome, which translates to MRKIIIGVMGPGERAREDHVRNAFELGRLIAQEGWVTLTGGRNAGVMEAASLGAKEAGGLTLGILPTRDRNLISVAVDIPIITDMGSARNNINALTSDLIIACGLGTGTASEVALALKANTPVILLTENEEGKRFFKALKPKLVFIAKEPSEAIQMAKEILSP; encoded by the coding sequence ATGAGAAAAATCATCATCGGGGTGATGGGGCCGGGGGAGCGGGCGCGGGAGGATCACGTTCGGAACGCCTTTGAACTGGGACGGCTCATTGCGCAAGAAGGGTGGGTGACGCTCACCGGCGGCCGAAACGCCGGGGTGATGGAGGCCGCCAGCCTCGGGGCGAAAGAGGCCGGCGGACTCACCCTTGGGATTCTACCGACGCGGGATCGGAACCTGATTTCAGTCGCCGTCGACATTCCGATCATCACCGACATGGGGAGCGCGCGAAACAACATCAACGCTCTCACCAGCGACCTGATCATCGCCTGCGGCCTGGGAACCGGGACCGCTTCCGAAGTCGCGCTCGCGCTGAAAGCGAACACGCCGGTGATCCTCCTGACCGAGAACGAGGAGGGAAAGCGCTTCTTCAAAGCGCTGAAGCCGAAGTTGGTCTTTATCGCGAAGGAGCCGTCCGAGGCGATTCAGATGGCCA
- a CDS encoding glutathione peroxidase yields MAASVHEFKARAITGEEIPLDRYKGKALLIVNTASACGYTPQYAGLEALHKKYQDRGFAVLGFPCNQFGKQEPGSEAEIQAFCKKNYGVTFPMFAKVDVNGDQAHPLFDYLKKALPGLLGTEPIKWNFTKFLIDKGGKPIERFAPATKPESIEKEVERLL; encoded by the coding sequence ATGGCAGCGTCCGTCCATGAATTCAAGGCCCGCGCGATCACCGGCGAGGAAATCCCGCTCGACCGGTACAAGGGGAAAGCGCTTCTGATCGTCAATACCGCCAGCGCGTGCGGCTACACCCCGCAATACGCGGGGCTCGAGGCGCTTCACAAAAAATATCAAGACCGGGGCTTTGCGGTCCTCGGCTTCCCCTGCAACCAGTTCGGAAAACAAGAGCCGGGGAGCGAGGCGGAGATCCAAGCGTTCTGCAAGAAAAACTACGGGGTGACCTTCCCGATGTTCGCCAAGGTCGATGTCAACGGCGATCAGGCGCATCCCCTTTTTGATTATCTCAAAAAGGCGCTTCCCGGCCTCCTCGGCACCGAGCCGATCAAATGGAACTTCACCAAATTCTTGATCGACAAGGGGGGCAAGCCGATCGAGCGCTTCGCGCCGGCAACCAAGCCGGAGTCGATCGAAAAAGAGGTCGAGAGGCTTCTTTAA